The proteins below come from a single Cupriavidus sp. WKF15 genomic window:
- a CDS encoding IS256 family transposase, which yields MTDTTVNKKSKNPKAPKLFPDELIDQLLAQVQSKDAESILGESGLAGQLKKQLAERMLAAELSHHLDNEAEQGKTGNHRNGTSPKTVLTPNGELNLDIPRDRQATFEPQLVGKYQRRLPGFDDHVISMYARGMSVREIQGHLLELYGLQVSPDLISTVTDEVLADVEQWQQRPLEAMYPIVYFDALRLKIRDEGTVKNKAVYLALGIRADGRKEVLGLWIEQTEGAKFWLKVFNELKNRGLHDVLIAVVDGLRGFPEAIEAVYPAAQIQTCIVHLIRNSLNLASWKDRKPLAAALKPIYQAATAEAAAAALDTFAGSEWGRKFPTVAAMWQRQWEQVIPFFVYPPEVRRIIYTTNAIESMHMQLRKIVKNRGHFPSDEAASKLLYLALRNIEKDWKMPPITWRQAVNQFAILFGERFTSAMS from the coding sequence ATGACCGACACGACAGTGAACAAGAAGAGCAAGAACCCGAAGGCACCGAAGCTGTTTCCCGATGAGCTGATCGATCAACTGCTGGCCCAGGTGCAGAGCAAGGATGCCGAGTCGATCCTGGGCGAATCGGGCTTGGCCGGCCAGCTCAAGAAGCAGTTGGCCGAGCGTATGCTCGCCGCCGAGTTGAGTCACCATCTGGATAACGAGGCCGAGCAAGGCAAGACCGGCAACCACCGCAACGGCACCAGCCCCAAGACGGTCCTGACGCCCAACGGCGAGCTGAATCTGGATATTCCGCGCGATCGGCAGGCGACGTTCGAGCCCCAATTGGTCGGCAAGTATCAACGCCGGCTGCCTGGCTTCGACGACCACGTCATCAGCATGTATGCGCGCGGCATGAGCGTGCGCGAGATTCAGGGCCATCTGCTGGAGCTGTACGGGCTGCAGGTATCGCCCGATCTGATTTCCACGGTCACCGACGAGGTGCTGGCTGACGTCGAGCAATGGCAGCAACGCCCGCTCGAGGCCATGTATCCGATCGTGTACTTTGACGCGCTACGACTGAAGATTCGCGACGAAGGCACGGTCAAGAACAAGGCGGTCTATCTGGCGCTGGGCATCCGCGCCGACGGCCGCAAGGAAGTGCTAGGTCTGTGGATCGAGCAAACCGAAGGCGCCAAGTTCTGGCTGAAGGTCTTCAACGAACTGAAGAACCGCGGCTTGCACGACGTCCTGATCGCGGTGGTCGACGGCTTGCGCGGCTTCCCCGAGGCGATCGAGGCGGTCTATCCGGCCGCGCAAATCCAGACCTGCATCGTGCATCTGATCCGCAATTCGCTGAATCTGGCGAGCTGGAAGGACCGTAAGCCGTTGGCTGCCGCGCTCAAGCCGATCTATCAGGCCGCCACGGCCGAGGCGGCGGCCGCAGCGCTCGACACCTTTGCGGGAAGTGAGTGGGGACGCAAATTCCCTACCGTCGCGGCCATGTGGCAGCGCCAATGGGAACAGGTGATTCCCTTCTTCGTCTATCCGCCTGAGGTGCGTCGAATCATCTATACGACAAACGCCATCGAGAGCATGCACATGCAGTTGCGCAAGATCGTCAAGAATCGCGGCCACTTCCCCAGCGACGAGGCCGCCAGCAAACTGCTGTATCTGGCCTTGCGCAACATCGAAAAGGATTGGAAGATGCCACCTATCACCTGGCGGCAAGCAGTCAATCAGTTCGCCATTCTGTTTGGCGAGCGATTCACCTCCGCCATGAGCTGA